One Halomonas sp. M4R1S46 genomic window carries:
- a CDS encoding glycosyltransferase family 4 protein has protein sequence MRPKVMQLCLSNGWGGLEMYPARIIPELARQGWEAHGLALEGSRVAASLEAAGVTPLTVPSRGKALWRVGRILAYLKAHEIDVVHCHKSSDLRLGALLTTLRPGLRLFFTDHMGVTRPKRDPYHRWAYGRLTRLFSISETTRARNLRALPLPPERIRRLYLGIDPSAHVAGLAADERRALRAELGVPEGAVAIGLPGRITPGKGQAVWVEALARLVEARPELAWHGVLIGGLAAGEGSNEAFVAELRERVAALGLTARISFAGFRGDLPRCLAALDIVCVPSRNEAFGLTVIEAMAAARPVVGADSGAIPELVDATTGRLAAPEDPDAWAAALGELSADAALQHRLGQAGRARVLEAFTLEAHVRALVGEYAGESAA, from the coding sequence TTGAGACCCAAGGTCATGCAGCTCTGCCTCTCGAACGGCTGGGGCGGACTGGAAATGTATCCTGCCCGGATTATACCCGAGCTGGCCCGCCAGGGGTGGGAGGCCCACGGCCTGGCGCTGGAAGGCTCCCGGGTGGCGGCCAGCCTCGAGGCAGCGGGCGTCACGCCGTTGACGGTGCCGTCCCGCGGCAAGGCGCTGTGGCGGGTCGGGCGGATATTGGCCTACCTGAAGGCCCACGAGATCGACGTCGTGCACTGCCACAAGTCCAGCGATCTGCGCCTGGGGGCGCTGCTGACCACGCTGCGCCCGGGGCTGCGGCTGTTCTTCACCGACCACATGGGCGTCACCCGGCCCAAGCGGGACCCCTACCACCGCTGGGCCTACGGACGGTTGACGCGGTTATTCTCGATCAGCGAGACCACGCGGGCCCGCAATCTCCGGGCCTTGCCGTTGCCCCCCGAGCGCATCCGCCGGCTCTACCTCGGCATCGATCCGTCGGCCCATGTCGCCGGCCTCGCCGCGGACGAGCGCCGGGCACTGCGCGCCGAACTGGGCGTGCCGGAGGGCGCGGTGGCCATCGGCCTGCCGGGGCGGATCACCCCGGGCAAGGGGCAGGCGGTCTGGGTCGAGGCGCTGGCGCGGCTGGTTGAGGCACGGCCCGAGCTGGCCTGGCACGGGGTGCTGATCGGGGGGCTTGCCGCCGGCGAGGGCAGCAACGAGGCCTTCGTGGCGGAGCTGCGCGAGCGGGTGGCGGCCCTGGGGCTCACCGCGCGGATCAGCTTCGCCGGCTTTCGAGGCGACCTGCCGCGCTGTCTCGCGGCCCTGGATATCGTCTGCGTGCCGTCGCGCAACGAGGCCTTCGGCCTCACCGTGATCGAGGCCATGGCCGCCGCCAGGCCGGTGGTGGGGGCCGACAGCGGGGCGATACCCGAGCTGGTCGATGCCACCACCGGACGCCTGGCCGCCCCCGAGGACCCCGACGCCTGGGCCGCGGCCCTGGGCGAGCTGAGTGCCGATGCTGCACTGCAGCATCGGCTGGGCCAGGCCGGCCGGGCGCGGGTGCTCGAGGCCTTCACCCTCGAGGCCCATGTTCGTGCGCTGGTGGGAGAATACGCCGGCGAGTCCGCTGCCTAA
- a CDS encoding glycosyltransferase family 9 protein yields the protein MTSFSAQRPPRLLVVRNDKLGDFMLAWPALAGLKAAAPRPHVSVLVPDYTAPLARACPWVDEVILDPGDGAGREARRALLARLKARSFDALLTLFSTPRIGWLGWRAGIPLRLAPATKWAQLFYNHRIPQRRSRSEKPEYVYNLELAEALMDALALSHPPRPAPPYWPLSAAERAAQRDAIAASLGLETERPWLFLHAGSGGSAVNLTAEAYATLARDVDARLRATGVAPAWVLTAGPGEETHAETLAASLREAGLAAHRLPPSPGLEAFARRLAAADLFIAGSTGPLHIAACLNRPTAGFYPSRRSATPLRWQTCNSEDRRLAFCPPDDAHEADMTAIDLDDAATRIARQLQPSPISEPHP from the coding sequence ATGACGAGTTTCTCCGCTCAACGGCCGCCGCGCCTGCTGGTGGTGCGCAACGACAAGCTCGGCGACTTCATGCTGGCCTGGCCGGCGCTGGCCGGCCTCAAGGCCGCCGCGCCGCGGCCCCATGTCAGTGTGCTGGTCCCGGACTATACCGCCCCCCTGGCCCGCGCCTGCCCCTGGGTCGACGAGGTGATCCTCGACCCGGGCGACGGCGCCGGCCGCGAGGCCCGACGCGCGCTGCTGGCCCGCCTGAAGGCAAGGTCCTTCGATGCCTTGCTGACGCTGTTCTCCACGCCGCGCATCGGCTGGCTGGGCTGGCGAGCCGGCATCCCGCTGCGCCTCGCGCCGGCCACCAAGTGGGCGCAGCTATTCTACAACCACCGCATCCCCCAGCGCAGGTCGCGCTCGGAGAAACCCGAGTACGTCTACAACCTGGAGCTCGCCGAGGCGCTGATGGACGCCCTGGCCCTGTCGCATCCGCCCCGGCCGGCACCGCCCTACTGGCCGCTGTCCGCGGCGGAACGGGCGGCGCAGCGGGATGCCATCGCCGCGAGCCTGGGCCTCGAGACCGAGCGTCCCTGGCTGTTCCTGCATGCCGGCAGCGGTGGCTCGGCGGTCAACCTGACGGCCGAGGCCTATGCGACGCTGGCGCGGGACGTGGATGCCCGCCTGCGCGCCACGGGTGTGGCGCCGGCCTGGGTGCTGACCGCCGGCCCCGGCGAGGAAACCCACGCCGAGACCCTCGCCGCCAGCCTGCGAGAGGCCGGCCTGGCCGCCCACCGCCTGCCGCCGAGTCCGGGGCTCGAGGCCTTCGCTCGCCGTCTCGCGGCGGCGGACCTGTTCATTGCGGGCTCCACCGGGCCGCTGCACATCGCCGCCTGCCTGAACCGCCCCACCGCCGGATTCTACCCCTCGCGGCGCTCGGCGACGCCGCTGCGCTGGCAGACCTGCAACAGCGAGGACCGGCGCCTGGCCTTTTGTCCCCCCGACGACGCCCACGAGGCGGACATGACGGCCATCGACCTGGACGACGCCGCGACGCGCATCGCCCGACAGCTGCAACCTTCCCCCATCAGCGAGCCTCACCCATGA